CAGTCCTTGCCACTGGGCCCTGTAACCCTGCACctatctcctgtctctctgcctgtctggtcGGCCCTGATCTATGCACTCAATATtccccatcactctcctccttctaCGGGACCTACTCACATTTCTTTTTCCATTGTCAATCTCCCTAAATTTCCCATCTGCTGCTAGCCACTGTTCTTCTCAACTCTCAAACATGTCCACAAGTACAAAACAGGTGTCCATGTAATTTGTACCCCTGAGTTCCAGGAACAGCGTGAAGGGTCATTCCTTCCTCATTCTCATGTGTCCGGTGCTCCTGATCCAGGTGCTACTCTAAGCCCTTCTAGTACACTAGACCCCTCAGCCTGGTCATTGTTCTTTTAGGAAGATTACAAATCACACACTGACTCCTGTGAGTGCCCAATATAGATATTTTTGACACTTATGGGGTTCCCACATGGATGTTTCTATTCTTATTCATAAGCTAGCTGGCTACCTTGACGTAGACCCTGAGAAAGTGTCTCAATTTCCCTGTTTTCTTAGGTTGCAGTTTACTATAATCCTGTTGATTGACTCAGATTTTATCCTGCTTGTTATATGCCACCTCTATGCCAAACTCATATTAACTTTCCTGGATGTTTAATGTTTGGAAATTGGCTCACTGGCATCTTGTACAGCAGGGTGTTGTAAATTGTTGCTGGGTCTGTGTGGCAGTGCTAAATGGGTTTGTGATAAATGTTTGTCTCCAACGTGTGAGACTGACACGCTGGTCTAACTTTAGTTATACGCGTGGATGTGTGTACGCAGGGTAGTCAGCACTGTGGGGAGGGATGTGTCACCCCTCCCTTCCAGCTCACTATCACATTCTCACATCCCCTCTTGGAATGTGAAGAGAGGGAGCGATAAGTTTAAGGGTTGTGTAGGTCAATGAACGTGTGTTCTTGTACAAAATCCACCCCAGCATCCCCAAGATatgatatacactatatatacaaaagtcaTTTTTTGTCCTGCTAGaatagagcttccccggtcaactgtaagtgctgttattgtgaagtggaaacgtctaggagcaacatcgGCTcaaccgtgaagtggtaggccacaaaacGGGACCGCAGAATGCTGAAGCCTGTAGCATGTAAAAATcacctgtcctcagttgcaacactcgctaccgagttccaaactgcctctggaagcaacgtcagcacaagaacagtTAGttgggagtttcatgaaatgggtttccatggccgagcagccgcacacatgcctatgatcaccatgcgcaatgccaagtgttggctggagtggtgtaaagctcaccaccattggactctgaagcattggaaatgtgttctctggagtgatgaatcacgcttcaccatctgggagtccgacggacgaatctgggatTGGCAgacgccaggagaacgctacctgcccgaatgcataatgccaactgtaaagtttggtggatgaggaataacagtcgggctgtttttcatggttcgggctaggctacagcatacattctagatgattttgtacttccaactttgtggcaacagttttgggaagttcttgtttcagaatgacaatgcccctgtgcacaaagcgaggtccatacagaaatggtttgtcaagatcggtgtggaagaacttcactgaacacctttgggatgaattggaacgctgactgcgagccagcctaatcgcccaacatcagtggccAACCTCACTAGTAAGtgaggctgttatagcaccaaagtggggaccaactccatattaatgcccatgatttcggaatgagatgtttgacgagcaggtatccacatacttgtGGTCGTGTAGTGTACTCATGGaggtacacgtgtgtgtgtgtgtgtgtgtgtgtgtgtgtgtgtgtgtgtgtgtgtgtgtgtgtgtgtgtgtgtgtgtgtgtgtgtgtgtgtgtgtgttgcaaatgtataCTCAAGTACAGAAGGTCCACATACTGGCTCAATTTTATTGACCACCACATACTCCAGAAATATGGTACAAAAAGTTTATTTAATAACAGTTTTGTAAACGTTTGAGGTAAATTAACATTTACATCAACTTGTTCTTACAAAATGTCATACACAAGGCACTTCTCTTAAGACAGAATTGAAACAGGCTGCTGTTCTGAGCATACAGGAGATGGTTCCTACTCCCTGACTGGCCAGAGAAATCACGCTCTGCATGACACACATCAAGAGTTTGAAGAAAACTACTGTATGTTATCCTATTGGATGAGGGGCTTGCGGGCAActcaaaacaatacacacattgATGTGTGTAGAAGAGAGGAAGGGCCAGCTACCCAGCTGACATTCTCTCAACGTTAGTGTGACATTGTATTACAAGCTAACTACAGAGCCACATGAATGTTGTGAGAAGAAAACACAGTGAAAGCACTGAGTGAGCACACAGAAAATACTCACAGCCCACTTTTTTTCTATATTTGAAAACCCAAACTTTCTGCAATCATCTCAGACCATGAGTTAACTTATAGATGTATCCTCTATTCACATTTGATGTCATTTTTGAAATAATGTCTTTAACGCAAAGAGCCGCTGTGTTTAACGGTTAAGACATTTTCTTTTAAGGATTCTAAACATTGGCAGTCCGGtgtctttacttctctctcctaTAGATAGATATATGATTCATAGAACAGCATGTTTTGTCTTAATGTGCAAATCTTTGATCTTTTTACTAAAATGTAAACTTTAAGAACCAAAATGCAATAACACTGATTTGTTTGTGGTTTGGTACATTGAAATGGTTTCAATGAAAAGGTAACATACATTGGGGGAAAATGGATTGTTCCAATAAGAGTAAAACACTGTTATAAGCAAAACATTACATAGTCTCCTCTGGTAGTCTCACTACAGTTGTAATTATGGTTTTTAATTTGCATTGTTTGTTATTGTGTTTATTTCAGATCCTTCTCTAACTATAAACTATTAAGGTTATATATTATGGTCATTTGAAGGTATAAGAAATATGTAggaaatacatatattttggtaCAGGTGTTGTACCATACCAATCATGTTTCACAGGTAGCCTAAGTCATTTAAGAAAAGGCCTATTTTAAGTGAGCGTTCATGTCGTGCATTGACTTGCATAGTTTTTCAGTTATTCAAGATGGTTCAGGTAATCTACAGagtgaaatattacatttatacTAACTAGACGGAAGACTGTGCATGCCATTGCTTACAACAGGAGTAGTAGAAATGGTTGAGGTTCTATCAAGATGTTAACTGAAACACAAAAAAATTAAATGGGAATTCACTTTTCATCCTGGCATTATGACACTTGCAACATCATTGCCTTTGTGTGTTTTGTATCAAATAACTGTTTTGGTTGTCATAAACTGACTACAGTTAAGAAATTAGATTCCATTATAATTAaattatgttaaaaaaaaaagaacaaccCTTTTAAGAAAAAACAATAAAGTATCACGTGATGTATGAGAGTGAGTTACCCTCAACATGAAGATGCAATGATTAAAACgtgatattgtgtgtgtatatatatatatctatatatatatatatatacacacacacacagtaccagtcaaaagtttggacacacctactcattcaagggtttttctttatttttactattttctacattgtagaataatagtgaagacatcaaaactatgaaataacacatatgaaatcatgtaaccaaaaaagtgttaaacaaatcaaaatatattttatatttttcaaagtagccaccctttgccttgatgacagctttgtacactcttggcgttctctctggaatgcttttccaaccgtcttgaagcacttgttggctgcttttccttcactctgcagtccaactcatcccaaaccatctcaatttggttgagagcTGGTCATTGTGGAGGTcagctcatctgatgcagcactccatcaatctccttcttggtcaattagaccttacacaacctggaggtgtgttgggtcattgtcctgttgaaaaacaaatgatagtcccactaagcgcaaaccagatggcatggcgtatcgcttcagaatgctgtggtagacatgctgcttaagtgtgccttgaattctaaataaatcaatgacagtgtcaccagcaaagcacccccacaccatcacacctcatcctcctccatgcttcacagggGGAACCACAGATGCGGAGATCATCTCCtcctgcgtctcacaaagacacggcggttggaaccaaaaatctaaactttggactcatcagaccaaaggacagatttccactggtctaatgtccattgatcatgtttcttggcccaagcaagtctcttattattattggtgtcctttagtattggtttctttgcagcaatttgaccatgaaggcctgattcacaaagtctctgaacagttgatgttgagatgtgtctgttacttgaactctgtgaagcatttatttgggctgcaatctgaggtgcagttaattgccaatttctgaggctggtaacactatcctttgcagcagaggtaactctgggtcttcctttcctgtagcggtcctcatgagagccagtttcattatagcgctagattgtttttgcgactgcacttgaagaaacattcaaagttcttgacatttttcagattgactgactgtcgtttctctttgcttattttagctgttcttgccataataaggacttggtcttttaccaaatagggctatattctgtataccaaccctaccttgtcacaacacaactgattggctcaaacgctttaagaaggaaagaaattccacaaattaactttttaacaAGGTTACCTGAAAattgaagcaggttgagagaatgccaagagtgtgcaaagctgtcatcaaggcaaagggtggctactttgaagaatctcaaatataaaatatattttgattcgtttaacacttttttggttactacatgattccatgtgtgtcatttcatagttttgatgtcatcactgtTATTCtataatatagaaaatagtacaaataaagaaaaaccctggaatgagtgggtgtgtccaaacttttgactggtactgtatatataaacaaaTCTTTCCAGTCAAATCAAAAAGCTTTGTTACTTTTGATTGAACTAAACATCTGGGAAAACTATTTGGAAATCTTCAACATGTCCGTTTTTAGATGGTGTTGTTAATCTAGTTTCTTCACATTTGCAAGATGTGTGATACTTAAATATCCTGTAATTGGTTTATTTACCCTCTTAATTTAAAACATTTGGGTTTATTTTGTTTTCAACCTCTTGATAATTGGATGTCAACTTTTCATTGTGCATATGTCCATATGCTTTCTAATTTCAggcaaaaaaaatgtacattaatTTGCTTAATTTCTGCATTTGAGAATGAAATGTAGGAGCAGGGTCTGGAACTATGGAACTTACAGTAATAACAGCTGTGGACTACAAGAATACATTCAACTCCTAGTTTTGACCCATCATTTTCTTATAGTTTTTGTGTAACTTATGTGTTCAGTAAGTGGATCCTGGGTAAAACTAAGACAAAGAAATGCACCTGTAGACCTGTTAGTGAATCAGTGAGTTGTAGTTTTGCATTTACAGATTCCACCATTACTCTTCAAACACATAATACAAAAAATTTATTTCCAAACACTGATAGCTAAGCTATTTCCTGAATATTCTAAAAGTAATTTAGACTGTGAAATTCAGGCAGTGTTATAAAGTACAAGATAAAAGTTATATAATGAACAAGCAAATGTTATTATCCCCATATCTGTGTCATTGCTGACATTGTACAGTATACTAAACCCTAAAGAAAGGATGAGAGCATACCTGCTAGATTTAGTTTGCATTTAGTTAGTTTGCATTGCAAGATTTAGTTTGTCTTGCAATGGACTTTCTATGATACGCCAaaacaattgtttaaaaaaaagtattttaaaagCCTAGTGCTATTAAAAATGtgatttccacactatgaggttggaataatacagtGAAGTTGTGAACATGATCATAATGCCCTTTAGTgttgagctgtttgaaaagactgcctgaagtttctgcctgttttggtgggagggAGTTTTTACCTGCCTGATGATATAGTTAAGAGACCAATAAGATAGAGCGTTGCaaatctctctgccaataacagctagtgttcagttttcccctccccactcagacccctcccagacagtcctaagAACATTCTTGCTTGGAGGatttgctctttgctaagaagctctTTTTTCTTCTTCACCGTTTTAATCGAAAAAAAATCACAGGTTGTTATCCAGAAATAAtgtgatattgagataaaaacggctgcctTGGATCTTTAAGAAAGGTTCAACTTGAATAACAGCAAAAGAGAAAATATACTAAACAAACAACTAGTCTCAAAACACCCTGTACTTGTTCCACATTACAGTTTTATTCGAAATTGGTTCTCAGCAATTTGCCAATCGAACTCAACGACTTGATGAATGTACAGTATCATTCCTAATTGGAATAAATAGGCTTTTATGTTCATCaaataaacacaacaacaacaaccactgtTGACAAGAGCACATTGACACATACTAGGCCATTGAAACCGAATTCAAACAAAAAAGTTACTTGGCCATTTTAAAGTGGAATGAGAACCCTAAAGTCCCCTGATGTATATTGAAGCCTTTGGCCTGTGAGACCATTTTAACGCACATTgcacaatcacactgcacattTTTTTGTATCATAATGCATATGCTACAACTCACCAATTGCACTGATATTAACTGCtgttaatatatatatttggCAACAACTCCAGACCCTTGCCTCACATTGCctccaattattattatttatttttgtaaatcaTTTTTTTTATAGAAAAATAATTGGGGTGGTTGGGAGGGCTTTGGAAGGTTGGAGGTGTATTTAGGGGGACTGACTATACTGCCAAGTCGTTGGGCctggctctgatgctgctgctctTGCTGGCCCTGCTGAGCCGGCGAGGGTCTGTGACCATGACGGGGGGCTCATGCATTTCCACTGTGGTGGTGACGTGGCCTTCCTCCTGATCAACATTCCCCCCACTCAAACTGCCCCCactggagctggagctggggctggtgGTGGGGGGAGCAGCATTACAAGGCTGCTGCTTACTATCAGAGGAGGGGgcggaggaaggggaggaggagggggatgtgGCCTTCATCTCCCGAGTCTGCTGCTCGGTGACCAGGTTGGCCCAGTTCTGCTGCGTGGTCAGcctttggttgttgttgctgctcaTGTAGTAGGAGGACGAGGGCCCCTCCTGCAGGGGGTCCATCTTGAACTCTGCCGGGGAGGCCTCTACCTTGGGCCGCAGGAACGCACCACTCCCAGCTGTCACGTCCGTGTACGTCGGTGGGTAGCTGAGGTTGGGAAGGGCAGTTCTGGGGGCAGAAGTTATGGACTCCGGCCCCACACCATCAGAGCGGGGCAACAGCACATGATCAGGGGTGGCCATTCCCTGTTTAACTTTCTTCCACCCAAGGTGATAGATCTCTAACAAATTCAGCAAAAGAGACACGCAAGCCACCACAAGCATAAATATGATGAAAATGGTCTTTTCAGTGGGCCTAGATATGAAGCAGTCCACAGTGTTGGGGCAGGGCCACCGTGCACACTTGTATAGCGGCCTCAGCTGGAAGCCATAGAGTAAATACTGACCTAAAATGAACCCCACTTCAAAAAGGGTCTTGAATATGATGTTGAACACATAGGTGCGCAGCAGGGCACCCCTAATGCGGATCTTGCCATGCTCATCCCTGATAGGTGGCTTCTCTTTTTtaccacctccccctccccctgcatCCCCTCCTTCATTGTAAAGGAGTTCCTTTTCCTCCTGGAGTCTGTTGGCCTTTCgcagctcctcctccttctctttccgCTTCTCCTCCATGCGGACGATGTGCAGTACGTGACCCAGGTAGATGAGGGTGGGCGTGGACACAAAGATGATCTGCAACACCCAGAAGCGGATGTGCGAGATGGGGAAAGCCTCATCATAGCAGACGTTCTCACACCCAGGCTGCTGTGTGTTGCAGGTGAAGTCAGACTGCTCGTCGCCCCACACGTCCTCGGCTGCCGCTCCCAGCACCAGAATCctaaagatgaagaggacagtcaGCCAGACCTTGCCGATTACTGTTGAGTGTTCCTGTGCATTCTCCAACAGACGCCCCAGAAAGCTCCAGTCACCCATGCTTCAAGATTTATACCCTAGGGAGAAAGTACAGTCTGGAgtgaacagagggaggagagaaggaatacgggatgaaaagacagagaggggggaaagagattGTCAGTTACCTGTTAAAGTGATACCATGTAACATAAAGCATGAATAATCCAGCATAAACTGCAGGGGGATAAAGGACAGAGAAACACTACAAACCTAGAGAGAGCAAGCAATGGTCGCGTCACCCACAAACATACAAAGGGTTAATCACACTTCACATCGGCACAACACATTAAGCGCTTATTAAAATGAATTCCATAAAATGGCCTTGAAGAAGTCATTGCGTTAACTGCTAAATCAATTATTTTAATCGAACAATCGGTCAAAGCAAGTGAACGGTATAGAAATGTTCTGTAATGCCACAGAATTTTGTGAAGCCCCCTATTTCTCTATTTAGCATTAACTATGAACCTGACATTTATGCTAACACTCTTtcactctcctgttctctctctaaaACTTTCTCTCGTcactgtcacacatacacacacgctctctctttctctgtctctcacctgcTCGCTCCACTACCCAGCAGGCATTTGCTGAGATCAACATTATAATGGTCAAAAACAGCAGTGAGCAGAGGTTGGACTGCGGTGTGTTGGCCCTGACACACACGACTCCCACTGTTACAGATCCAACAGAGCCTTAGGTGTCAAGTCCAACGATATAACATACAATCTTCAACATCTAATAGGCCTTTATATCCTGTGATGTACAGAATTACATTTTCATTGAGAACAGGGACAGCTATAGGCCTCTTTTAACATGCTAATAATTCATTAGCTAAATCTAATACATCTGTAACACACttgtaaaaaaaatgtgtgcTATTTTAATGGCAATTTAATGGTCAATTATATAAGAAATTGCAGCCAATAAATGCAAAGACACCAAATTCATAATTACATATATTGACTAAGCTATTAACTATTTAACAATGTATACTGTCATACTGCATAAGTTAAAACCAAACGGAATAATCAGATTACACTTTCCCCATGTGTGATCCTCAAAAACAAGCTATGAGAATGATTTTAACTAACCTCTGAATATACGTTTGAAACTAAGACATTGCACAACATTTGCCAGCCCTAGTCACAAAAAACACTGTTGAATACAGGAGAATGAAGACAAATACTCAGActtttttttgtaggtattttcttaaaactgcattgttggttaagggcttgtaagtaagcatttcactgtaaggtctactacacctgttgtattccgcgcatgtgacaaataaaatagtaTTTTATTTGTTATCTATGTATAGTGCTTGGTTAGCTTTGTGCACATGAACTTGCCAGTAGAGGCCTATCAATCTACTATTCACACCAAAAGCAAAACACAAGCAGAAACATAAAATGGTTGGAACTTACTCAAATGTTCTTGTATTGAGGGTAATAAATCCATCGACAAGGGTTCAGAATAAATATGACACCtgtaaagaaaaaatatataaattaatgGATGAATATGTTAATTGGTTTATTTACATCAAAAGTTTATTCCCTTATCTTTAAGCAGACTGACACACGTGATAGGTATTTTTTTGGTTTACTGTTAGTTTTTAAAACTCTTATTGAAGTGAAAATGACCATGCCCTGATTCATAAATATTAATTGGCGTCATAAATTAAGATATTAATTAGATTGGAAAAACAAGGCATTTTGACACAGAATTGATATGCAAAGAAATGTTAATCTCAAGAGTTGAGAGATGTTTCAACCtatttctctctccatatcaACATCCCACCGCATAGTTTGTATCCTGATGAAGATAATGTGggattcttttttttcttcacgGCAAATACATATGAAATATATATTAAACGTGTTAACATTATAAACATATTAAACGTGACATACCCCAAATGAATGCTTGTCTCATCAGAATTGTAAATGCTAATCAAGAGAAATACTTTGATCGAAAAGAAACGCGCACCTAAAGATTGGATAAATACATGACCGTATGAAACAGCAAAAAATACATATACAAAAATCGAAATGCTTTAAAAGTTATTTGTTTAATGTTTATTTATATTATAATTTGTATTATCATTATTACTGCTATTATAAGGACTACAGTATTAGAATAGCCTATCTGATAAGGTTGGAATGTTGTATGTTCTTTGTCTCaacatttgttttgtttaatcACGTGTATCAGTCCAGAAAATATCCCCTCATATTATACAAATCGAATAGGTTGAATATCAGATGATTTATGAAGGTTTTGAAGACCATTAAATAAGTCATAATAATTAACTCGATCAAGTTCAGGTAGCCAACAGTAACCTACAAAGTGTGCTGCCTCACAAATCGACAATACAGAGGGTGCCAGATAGGCTTTGTGTCCACTGGGTTTATTTTTTAGCTCCCATATACCTTTGTTATCGTATTGTTTGACCGATTATAATAGGTTACTACTGTAATTTCTAATAATTAAATACTCAACATTTAAATGTTCATTAAATAAAATGTCCATTGATACGAGTTACCAGTAACCAGCATCACATCAGTACGAGGGCCAGGAAAGATACTCGCACCTCATTTCAATCATACCTTAGACAGGAGATGCCCAATTTAAATATGGAAAGCAATATCCATCTGCCATTGGTGCCATATTTTGAGTGCGTCGGATAGCCTACAGACCTCCCAGGGAAGTTGGTACCCTCCCCTCTTCACCAAGTCCTGGCACCTCTGCCAGTTTACCAAACTCTTTTAAACGCAGCCAGGCCAAGTTATTCATTCACAAACTTCACACGTGGATTCGCCGCCAAATTTGAGCAAGAAAAGTTAGTTTTTCGAGACGAATTGAACTTGAAGATGGGTTTCCGCGAAGCGCAGCTCACTCCCATTCCCAGCCATCGCGACTGTCACATTGTGTGACCATGCATGAGTGAATTCAGTAAGTCATCACCCTGGACCGATGCACGCCACGCCCCTATAAAACATCAAGCTTCAAATAGGCTATGCAGTCTGGGGGTGCATGTTACCATCCGGGAAAAATCTGTTCTGCTTTCATAGTTTTACATCTGACCTTTGGTCTTTAGTGACGGAAGTTGGCAATTTCTGACAATAAGGTAGCCCATCTGTGAGAAATAGTTTATTTGGAATGCTGAAGAGAACATAGGCCTGACAGATACAATTGTGAGTTAGGAATGTATGATTCTACACCTCACTAGAATACAATTTACTTGTGATACATGGCTATCAAAAGTTACACTGCAAATCCAGTCACCCACCGCAAAACCCACGTAACCTCCCGCCCTCTCTTGGTTGTCCAGAGAAGCGCATCCCAGTGGCTGGAGGTTGATAACATTGGTATTACAACATATACTGTGAAAGCAATAAGTGAACAGAcagtatcatttgttttttaattaaAAGTCAAGACTCAGGGTCAGAGTGCAGATCTAAAAAATACAAACATCAAAAACATGCAGGTTAGAAATCTGTACATTAATAGCTAGGCTCTAGCTGCTGTAAAGAAGCAAGTGGCAATGTTGAGGCTTTCAAAAATGTTCCCGAACGATTTGTACTACTGAATTTAGCATTTTCTCCAAACAGTCAATgtaaaaaaacatacaaaaagcCCCCATACAACTGTAAAGATTGTGAGAGGAAGTAAGCCCACAAAGTGCTTTCACATATGTGTGTGATGCATCTCATTACTAAAACTGTCCTTACCTTTTCACAGGTAACAGTCAAATTGTCACTACAGTGATACAAGTTATGGTCCAACTTCTACATGCATTTTTGAACAAAGCACATTAGGCCAGTTTTGCCTGTAGATCAGCCCGCTAACTCACATTGAAAGAGGTGCAGTGATATGTTCAGTGCCTAAAATAAGGAACAAGCTGTTAGGCTCTGTAGCCACGTTTACAATCAGTCTTGACAACAATAGGCTATATGTCGGACTCAGTTGGCATAATGCTCAGAGGTTCCGTTTCCAGTACCCAGCTTAAGCCTACTCCTGGACCAAGAAGCATGGATATTCcccattgagcatgctttttaaGTACAGGAATAGGCTTCATTTGGGTCCAGGAAATCTGTCCATAATGTTCAAGTGTATCAGCCATGCTACCTAAAAACATTGTGCTcggtgtggctcagttggtagagcgtggcacTCACAACGTCAGGCTTATGGGGGACCGGTACGAACAAATGTGAAAAGGTATG
The genomic region above belongs to Oncorhynchus mykiss isolate Arlee chromosome 3, USDA_OmykA_1.1, whole genome shotgun sequence and contains:
- the LOC110520402 gene encoding gap junction alpha-3 protein — translated: MGDWSFLGRLLENAQEHSTVIGKVWLTVLFIFRILVLGAAAEDVWGDEQSDFTCNTQQPGCENVCYDEAFPISHIRFWVLQIIFVSTPTLIYLGHVLHIVRMEEKRKEKEEELRKANRLQEEKELLYNEGGDAGGGGGGKKEKPPIRDEHGKIRIRGALLRTYVFNIIFKTLFEVGFILGQYLLYGFQLRPLYKCARWPCPNTVDCFISRPTEKTIFIIFMLVVACVSLLLNLLEIYHLGWKKVKQGMATPDHVLLPRSDGVGPESITSAPRTALPNLSYPPTYTDVTAGSGAFLRPKVEASPAEFKMDPLQEGPSSSYYMSSNNNQRLTTQQNWANLVTEQQTREMKATSPSSSPSSAPSSDSKQQPCNAAPPTTSPSSSSSGGSLSGGNVDQEEGHVTTTVEMHEPPVMVTDPRRLSRASKSSSIRARPNDLAV